One segment of Macaca fascicularis isolate 582-1 chromosome 4, T2T-MFA8v1.1 DNA contains the following:
- the LOC102134704 gene encoding adenylate cyclase type 10-like isoform X4 gives MPLSHTRDKQPRVAFVMRAGDLPWQIKGETHHNNEGKGLTVFDRFSQTVLEVWLRFMPVEPVLNKFRDDPRFYSVVWGKDLSIFISHQRLYRRSVYTSPVSCRKDSFAPLKARTAAPPAPSPRGTRPAMVVGRWWGGDCSRFRLALPQGSLRGLVGGRTPNRACHADWLLRCWTLFPVPGRAAMVTGRRDAKLPVWPVEARLAALLPDLLVFRKPRGSEPELATAQGVLLGVHVTGFTALMDRFSLTCKSERDMDKLAHIFSYYISDIVEHVLCFGGDILNITGNMLLALWRVEQNQLSDIITLVAKCSLEIQEKFGIYHTREGQDLQLKIGLSAGRISQVIVGDERQQYLLVIGRDVDDVRLAQRLAQANEIVLSWNCWMLCEQYMFEVEIMREDEAVKLRDMRIIDPFDFDEHFDKCLDYLPHYRTSAETLRTALELDPHSDLDQKLRKHIMKNLLKKIDEGQPVEYVSEFRTVTLVLVSLEFHKTAWMLHLCHLIQESALYISTVIEKGGGQLSRIFMFEKGCMFLCVFGLPGDKKPDECAHALESSFSIFSFCWENPAKTKLVSISITNGPVFCGVVGAVARHEYTVIGPKVSLAARMITAYPGLVSCDEITYLRSMLPAYNFKKLPEKMMKNISNPGKIYEYLGHRRCIMFGKRHLARKRNKNRPLLDREKELEAFQMAQQRCLHQKKGQAVLYEGGKGYGKSQLLAEINFLTQKEGHRVLPLMLKEADSKQCFYAIQTLMAIFFEIDTCPAYYRQECLQRHLRGIVEEQLHCLFNDLLFVKFPLSFKVSHMDDVARQKKVKACFIKVLQEAARETPLIFLIDEAQYMDAASWEFLETLLSSMPIIMVMTLTPIFTLCGWAQHFLQSPQAILMPITKLATTSLLRMACWELGVVSIPQELQIYLHRCFGNPLYCEVLCQDLLSKDMLLFHDLQKEEEENSKWETLSANAMKSIMYSMFPANSEEGQELYVCTVKDDVNLDTVLLPPFLKEIAVSQLDQLSPEEQLLVKCAAIIGHSFHIDLLQHLLPGWDKNKLLQVLRALVDIHVLCWPDKSQELPAEPILVPSSIDIIDETKEKKTKLDGGSASLLRLKEELSLPQTEVLEFGVPLLRAAAWELWPKEQQIALHLECACFLQVLACRCGSCHGGDFVPFHRFAVCSTKNSKGTSRFCPYRDTGSVLTQVITEKLQLPSPQDSFPFQMKPSRTQEAFSSECCRTEEEFLDQVKRKLAQTSPEKDLLTTKPCHCKDILKLVLSPLTQHCLVIGETTCAFYYLLEAAAASLDLSDNYMAFFYLRKASSLLGQPSAFSFLKKHKVKICQFEEATFCRLLSEVCFNMGHITLAKKLARKALRLLKRNFPWTWFGVLFQTFLEKYWHPCTLSQPPNNPSENKKNLAVLQQQLHCLSLLWQLYNLEATASSYRFACLATLMQKNSAEEFANEAQVVSTYVELSQFSQSMGIKDKWLHCEQMAIQKSSLCWFSREGLLATAQLMQALAYTKLCLGHLDFSIKLGLLFRPFSECLRFVQIYEHSRVLTSQSNVMLGVHSSLAMWFAQESQWGLFEHYFSKACQLVKRTNASLFGAHGFVRFLECHVLMLQKIPEGIFMHIPLELRSQTLEYFKEFFSRCVTCPVYHQWVSELKASVMRCEKREFMSLTNSIRPFDTCLTRIWIKGEFLQENNS, from the exons ATGCCATTGTCACACACGAGAGACAAACAGCCCCGGGTAGCATTCGTGATGAGAGCAGGAGACCTGCCCTGGCAGATAAAAGGAGAAACTCACCACAACAATGAAGGAAAAGGACTGACAGTATTCGATAGATTTAGTCAAACTGTGCTTGAGGTTTGGCTTAGATTTATGCCAGTAGAACCTGTCCTTAACAAATTCAGAGATGACCCAAGATTCTACTCTGTGGTATGGGGGAAAGACCTCTCGATATTTATCTCACATCAACGGCTTTACCGCAGGAGCGTCTACACCTCTCCCGTTTCCTGTAGAAAAGACAGCTTTGCTCCTTTGAAAGCGCGGACTGCAGCACCTCCAGCCCCTTCTCCCCGCGGAACTCGGCCCGCGATGGTTGTGGGAAGGTGGTGGGGCGGGGACTGCAGCCGCTTCCGATTGGCGTTGCCCCAAGGAAGCCTGCGCGGATTGGTTGGCGGCAGGACCCCCAACAGAGCCTGCCATGCGGATTGGCTGCTACGCTGCTGGACCCTGTTTCCGGTACCTGGGCGGGCAGCTATGGTGACTGGCAGGCGGGATGCGAAGCTGCCTGTGTGGCCGGTGGAGGCCCGCTTGGCGGCACTGCTTCCCGACCTACTGGTCTTTCGGAAGCCCAGGGGATCGGAACCCGAGCTCGCCACGGCCCAGGGAGTCCTCCTAGGCGTCCATGTGACGG GGTTTACAGCATTAATGGACAGGTTCAGCCTGACCTGCAAGTCGGAACGTGACATGGACAAACTGGCCCACATCTTCAGTTACTACATTAGTGACATCGTGGAGC ATGTTCTCTGTTTTGGAGGGGATATCCTAAATATCACAg GGAACATGCTCCTGGCACTCTGGAGAGTAGAACAAAATCAACTGAGTGACATCATTACCTTGGTGGCAAAATGCAGTCTGGAGATACAGGAGAAATTTGGGATCTATCACACCAGAGAAGGCCAGGACCTGCAGTTAAAGATAG GTCTGTCTGCGGGTCGGATTTCCCAGGTTATTGTTGGAGATGAGCGACAGCAATACCTCTTGGTGATTGGGCGGGATGTAGATGATGTCCGGTTAGCTCAGCGTTTGGCTCAGGCAAATGAGATTGTCCTATCCTGGAACTGCTGGATGCTCTGCGAGCAGTATATGTTTGAAGTGGAAATCATGAGGGAGGATGAAGCTGTGAAG TTAAGAGATATGCGGATCATTGACCCATTTGATTTTGATGAGCATTTTGACAAGTGCCTCGATTATCTACCACATTACCGTACAAGTGCTG agacTCTAAGAACTGCACTGGAATTGGATCCACACTCTGATCTTGACCAAAAGCTGCGGAAACACATAATGAAAAACCTTTTGAAGAAG ATTGATGAAGGCCAGCCTGTAGAGTATGTATCTGAATTCCGTACGGTGACTCTGGTTTTGGTCAGCCTGGAGTTCCACAAGACAGCGTGGATGTTGCATTTGTGTCATCTTATCCAGGAGTCTGCCTTATACATCTCCACAGTCATTGAGAAAGGGGGTGGCCAGCTGAGTCGGATCTTTATGTTTGAGAAA GGCTGCATGTTCCTCTGTGTTTTCGGCCTTCCTGGTGATAAGAAGCCAGACGAGTGTGCACATGCCCTGGAGAGCTCCTTCAGCATCTTTAGCTTCTGCTGGGAGAATCCTGCTAAGACCAA ACTTGTTTCCATCAGTATCACCAATGGACCAGTATTCTGTGGCGTGGTTGGAGCAGTAGCAAGACACGAATATACAG TTATTGGTCCAAAAGTGAGTCTTGCGGCCAGAATGATAACTGCTTATCCAGGTTTGGTGTCCTGTGATGAGATAACATATCTAAGATCCATGCTACCTGCTTACAACTTCAAGAAACTACcagagaaaatgatgaaaaacatCTCCAACCCAGGGAAGATATATGAATATCTTGGCCACAGAAGATGTAT AATGTTTGGAAAAAGACATTtggcaagaaagagaaacaaaaatcgCCCTTTGTtag ACCGGGAGAAAGAATTGGAAGCCTTCCAAATGGCACAGCAGAGGTGTTTGCACCAGAAGAAGGGACAAGCAGTTCTGTATGAAGGTGGAAAAGGCTATGGAAAAAGCCAGCTGTTGGCTGAAATAAACTTCCTGACACAGAAGGAAGGGCATAG GGTATTGCCATTGATGCTGAAGGAAGCAGATTCCAAGCAGTGCTTCTATGCCATCCAGACCCTCATGGCCATCTTCTTTGAAATTGATACATGCCCAGCCTATTACCGGCAAGAGTGCCTACAAAGACACCTTCGTGGGATAGTGGAAGAACAACTTCACTGCCTTTTTAATGACCTCTTATTTGTGAAG TTTCCTTTGTCCTTCAAAGTTTCGCACATGGATGACGTGGCCAGACAAAAGAAGGTTAAAGCATGTTTTATTAAAGTACTTCAGGAG GCAGCGAGGGAAACACCACTGATTTTCCTCATTGATGAGGCCCAGTATATGGATGCAGCTTCCTGGGAGTTTTTGGAAACATTGCTCTCCAGTATGCCCATCATCATGGTGATGACGTTGACCCCTATCTTCACCCTGTGTGGCTGGGCCCAGCATTTCCTGCAGAGCCCTCAAGCTATCCTTATGCCTATTACGAAGTTGGCAACAACCTCGCTGTTGAGAATGGCATGTTGGGAGCTAGGGGTGGTGAGCATCCCCCAAGAGCTGCAGAT CTACCTTCACAGGTGCTTTGGAAATCCCCTTTATTGCGAGGTCCTATGCCAGGACCTTCTCTCTAAGGACATGTTGCTCTTTCATGACCtacaaaaggaggaagaggaaaacagCAAGTGGGAAACCCTCTCAG CCAATGCCATGAAATCCATAATGTATAGTATGTTTCCTGCCAACTCTGAAGAAGGCCAGGAACTTTATGTCTGCACAGTCAAGGATGATGTGAACTTGGATACAGTACTTCTCCCACCCTTTCTGAAAG AAATAGCAGTAAGCCAACTGGATCAACTGAGCCCAGAGGAACAGTTGCTGGTCAAGTGTGCTGCAATCATTGGGCACTCCTTCCATATAGATTTGCTGCAGCACCTCCTGCCTGGCTGGGATAAAAATAAGCTACTTCAGGTGTTGAGAGCTCTTGTGGATATACATGTGCTCTGCTGGCCCGACAAGAGCCAAGAGCTTCCTGCTGAACCCATATTAGTGCCTTCCTCTATCGACATAATTGATGAaaccaaagagaagaaaacaaagttag ATGGTGGTTCAGCCTCTCTTCTCAGGCTAAAAGAAGAATTATCCCTACCTCAAACTGAGGTGTTGGAATTTGGAGTGCCTCTACTACGGGCAGCTGCTTGGGAGCTCTGGCCCAAGGAACAACAGATAGCTTTACACCTCGAATGTGCCTGCTTTCTCCAAGTTTTGGCCTGCCGCTGTGGGAGCTGCCATGGAGGAGACTTTGTCCCCTTTCACCGTTTTGCAGTTTGTTCTACTAAGAATTCCAAGGGGACCTCTCGATTCTGTCCTTACAGAGATACTGGCTCAGTGCTAACACAAGTGATCACAGAAAAATTGCAGCTGCCTTCTCCCCAAg ATAGTTTTCCATTCCAGATGAAACCATCCAGAACCCAGGAGGCCTTCTCAAGTGAATGCTGCAG AACAGAGGAAGAGTTCCTAGATCAAGTGAAGAGGAAGCTGGCTCAGACCAGCCCTGAGAAAGACCTGTTGACCACAAAGCCTTGTCACTGTAAGGATATCCTGAAGTTAGTGCTCTCACCCCTCACCCAGCATTGCTTGGTCATTGGAGAAACGACCTGTGCATTTTATTACCTGCTGGAGGCTGCGGCTGCCTCCTTGGACCTGTCAGACAATTATATG GCCTTCTTTTATTTAAGGAAGGCAAGCAGTCTTCTGGGCCAACCCtcagcattttcatttttgaaaaaacacAAAGTGAAGATCTGTCAGTTTGAGGAGGCTACTTTCTGCCGTCTTCTGTCAGAG GTCTGTTTCAACATGGGACACATCACTTTAGCCAAAAAATTGGCTAGGAAAGCCCTTCGGCTGCTGAAAAGGAATTTCCCTTGGACCTGGTTTGGTGTCCTTTTCCAGACATTCCTGGAAAAGTATTGGCATCCCTGTACCCTGAGCCAACCTCCAAACAACCCTAGTGAGAA TAAGAAGAATTTGGCAGTTCTGCAGCAGCAGTTGCATTGCCTGTCCCTACTCTGGCAGCTCTATAACCTGGAGGCCACAGCCAGTAGCTACAGGTTTGCCTGCCTGGCTACTCTTATGCAGAAGAATTCAGCCGAGGAGTTTGCAAATGAAGCCCAG GTTGTCTCTACCTATGTGGAGCTCTCTCAGTTCTCCCAGAGCATGGGCATCAAGGACAAGTGGCTGCACTGTGAGCAGATGGCCATTCAGAAAAGCAGTTTATGTTGGTTCTCCAGGGAGGGATTGTTGGCCACAGCTCAGCTCATGCAGGCCCTGGCCTACACCAAGCTCTGCCTTGGCCATCTTGACTTCTCCATCAAGCTGG GATTGCTGTTTCGGCCCTTTAGTGAGTGTCTGCGTTTTGTTCAAATCTACGAGCACAGCCGTGTTCTGACCTCTCAGAGCAATGTcatgctgggggtccactcctcCCTGGCCATGTG
- the LOC102134704 gene encoding adenylate cyclase type 10-like isoform X19: protein MRIIDPFDFDEHFDKCLDYLPHYRTSAETLRTALELDPHSDLDQKLRKHIMKNLLKKIDEGQPVEYVSEFRTVTLVLVSLEFHKTAWMLHLCHLIQESALYISTVIEKGGGQLSRIFMFEKGCMFLCVFGLPGDKKPDECAHALESSFSIFSFCWENPAKTKLVSISITNGPVFCGVVGAVARHEYTVIGPKVSLAARMITAYPGLVSCDEITYLRSMLPAYNFKKLPEKMMKNISNPGKIYEYLGHRRCIMFGKRHLARKRNKNRPLLDREKELEAFQMAQQRCLHQKKGQAVLYEGGKGYGKSQLLAEINFLTQKEGHRVLPLMLKEADSKQCFYAIQTLMAIFFEIDTCPAYYRQECLQRHLRGIVEEQLHCLFNDLLFVKFPLSFKVSHMDDVARQKKVKACFIKVLQEAARETPLIFLIDEAQYMDAASWEFLETLLSSMPIIMVMTLTPIFTLCGWAQHFLQSPQAILMPITKLATTSLLRMACWELGVVSIPQELQIYLHRCFGNPLYCEVLCQDLLSKDMLLFHDLQKEEEENSKWETLSANAMKSIMYSMFPANSEEGQELYVCTVKDDVNLDTVLLPPFLKEIAVSQLDQLSPEEQLLVKCAAIIGHSFHIDLLQHLLPGWDKNKLLQVLRALVDIHVLCWPDKSQELPAEPILVPSSIDIIDETKEKKTKLDGGSASLLRLKEELSLPQTEVLEFGVPLLRAAAWELWPKEQQIALHLECACFLQVLACRCGSCHGGDFVPFHRFAVCSTKNSKGTSRFCPYRDTGSVLTQVITEKLQLPSPQDSFPFQMKPSRTQEAFSSECCRTEEEFLDQVKRKLAQTSPEKDLLTTKPCHCKDILKLVLSPLTQHCLVIGETTCAFYYLLEAAAASLDLSDNYMAFFYLRKASSLLGQPSAFSFLKKHKVKICQFEEATFCRLLSEVCFNMGHITLAKKLARKALRLLKRNFPWTWFGVLFQTFLEKYWHPCTLSQPPNNPSENKKNLAVLQQQLHCLSLLWQLYNLEATASSYRFACLATLMQKNSAEEFANEAQVVSTYVELSQFSQSMGIKDKWLHCEQMAIQKSSLCWFSREGLLATAQLMQALAYTKLCLGHLDFSIKLGFQAREICRHLKKPALENLVLSVLFRSAFLKKKFGLCVHVLESQWALISQGYDVLGLACFYSACLDLLLYGKGLLFRPFSECLRFVQIYEHSRVLTSQSNVMLGVHSSLAMWFAQESQWGLFEHYFSKACQLVKRTNASLFGAHGFVRFLECHVLMLQKIPEGIFMHIPLELRSQTLEYFKEFFSRCVTCPVYHQWVSELKASVMRCEKREFMSLTNSIRPFDTCLTRIWIKGEFLQENNS, encoded by the exons ATGCGGATCATTGACCCATTTGATTTTGATGAGCATTTTGACAAGTGCCTCGATTATCTACCACATTACCGTACAAGTGCTG agacTCTAAGAACTGCACTGGAATTGGATCCACACTCTGATCTTGACCAAAAGCTGCGGAAACACATAATGAAAAACCTTTTGAAGAAG ATTGATGAAGGCCAGCCTGTAGAGTATGTATCTGAATTCCGTACGGTGACTCTGGTTTTGGTCAGCCTGGAGTTCCACAAGACAGCGTGGATGTTGCATTTGTGTCATCTTATCCAGGAGTCTGCCTTATACATCTCCACAGTCATTGAGAAAGGGGGTGGCCAGCTGAGTCGGATCTTTATGTTTGAGAAA GGCTGCATGTTCCTCTGTGTTTTCGGCCTTCCTGGTGATAAGAAGCCAGACGAGTGTGCACATGCCCTGGAGAGCTCCTTCAGCATCTTTAGCTTCTGCTGGGAGAATCCTGCTAAGACCAA ACTTGTTTCCATCAGTATCACCAATGGACCAGTATTCTGTGGCGTGGTTGGAGCAGTAGCAAGACACGAATATACAG TTATTGGTCCAAAAGTGAGTCTTGCGGCCAGAATGATAACTGCTTATCCAGGTTTGGTGTCCTGTGATGAGATAACATATCTAAGATCCATGCTACCTGCTTACAACTTCAAGAAACTACcagagaaaatgatgaaaaacatCTCCAACCCAGGGAAGATATATGAATATCTTGGCCACAGAAGATGTAT AATGTTTGGAAAAAGACATTtggcaagaaagagaaacaaaaatcgCCCTTTGTtag ACCGGGAGAAAGAATTGGAAGCCTTCCAAATGGCACAGCAGAGGTGTTTGCACCAGAAGAAGGGACAAGCAGTTCTGTATGAAGGTGGAAAAGGCTATGGAAAAAGCCAGCTGTTGGCTGAAATAAACTTCCTGACACAGAAGGAAGGGCATAG GGTATTGCCATTGATGCTGAAGGAAGCAGATTCCAAGCAGTGCTTCTATGCCATCCAGACCCTCATGGCCATCTTCTTTGAAATTGATACATGCCCAGCCTATTACCGGCAAGAGTGCCTACAAAGACACCTTCGTGGGATAGTGGAAGAACAACTTCACTGCCTTTTTAATGACCTCTTATTTGTGAAG TTTCCTTTGTCCTTCAAAGTTTCGCACATGGATGACGTGGCCAGACAAAAGAAGGTTAAAGCATGTTTTATTAAAGTACTTCAGGAG GCAGCGAGGGAAACACCACTGATTTTCCTCATTGATGAGGCCCAGTATATGGATGCAGCTTCCTGGGAGTTTTTGGAAACATTGCTCTCCAGTATGCCCATCATCATGGTGATGACGTTGACCCCTATCTTCACCCTGTGTGGCTGGGCCCAGCATTTCCTGCAGAGCCCTCAAGCTATCCTTATGCCTATTACGAAGTTGGCAACAACCTCGCTGTTGAGAATGGCATGTTGGGAGCTAGGGGTGGTGAGCATCCCCCAAGAGCTGCAGAT CTACCTTCACAGGTGCTTTGGAAATCCCCTTTATTGCGAGGTCCTATGCCAGGACCTTCTCTCTAAGGACATGTTGCTCTTTCATGACCtacaaaaggaggaagaggaaaacagCAAGTGGGAAACCCTCTCAG CCAATGCCATGAAATCCATAATGTATAGTATGTTTCCTGCCAACTCTGAAGAAGGCCAGGAACTTTATGTCTGCACAGTCAAGGATGATGTGAACTTGGATACAGTACTTCTCCCACCCTTTCTGAAAG AAATAGCAGTAAGCCAACTGGATCAACTGAGCCCAGAGGAACAGTTGCTGGTCAAGTGTGCTGCAATCATTGGGCACTCCTTCCATATAGATTTGCTGCAGCACCTCCTGCCTGGCTGGGATAAAAATAAGCTACTTCAGGTGTTGAGAGCTCTTGTGGATATACATGTGCTCTGCTGGCCCGACAAGAGCCAAGAGCTTCCTGCTGAACCCATATTAGTGCCTTCCTCTATCGACATAATTGATGAaaccaaagagaagaaaacaaagttag ATGGTGGTTCAGCCTCTCTTCTCAGGCTAAAAGAAGAATTATCCCTACCTCAAACTGAGGTGTTGGAATTTGGAGTGCCTCTACTACGGGCAGCTGCTTGGGAGCTCTGGCCCAAGGAACAACAGATAGCTTTACACCTCGAATGTGCCTGCTTTCTCCAAGTTTTGGCCTGCCGCTGTGGGAGCTGCCATGGAGGAGACTTTGTCCCCTTTCACCGTTTTGCAGTTTGTTCTACTAAGAATTCCAAGGGGACCTCTCGATTCTGTCCTTACAGAGATACTGGCTCAGTGCTAACACAAGTGATCACAGAAAAATTGCAGCTGCCTTCTCCCCAAg ATAGTTTTCCATTCCAGATGAAACCATCCAGAACCCAGGAGGCCTTCTCAAGTGAATGCTGCAG AACAGAGGAAGAGTTCCTAGATCAAGTGAAGAGGAAGCTGGCTCAGACCAGCCCTGAGAAAGACCTGTTGACCACAAAGCCTTGTCACTGTAAGGATATCCTGAAGTTAGTGCTCTCACCCCTCACCCAGCATTGCTTGGTCATTGGAGAAACGACCTGTGCATTTTATTACCTGCTGGAGGCTGCGGCTGCCTCCTTGGACCTGTCAGACAATTATATG GCCTTCTTTTATTTAAGGAAGGCAAGCAGTCTTCTGGGCCAACCCtcagcattttcatttttgaaaaaacacAAAGTGAAGATCTGTCAGTTTGAGGAGGCTACTTTCTGCCGTCTTCTGTCAGAG GTCTGTTTCAACATGGGACACATCACTTTAGCCAAAAAATTGGCTAGGAAAGCCCTTCGGCTGCTGAAAAGGAATTTCCCTTGGACCTGGTTTGGTGTCCTTTTCCAGACATTCCTGGAAAAGTATTGGCATCCCTGTACCCTGAGCCAACCTCCAAACAACCCTAGTGAGAA TAAGAAGAATTTGGCAGTTCTGCAGCAGCAGTTGCATTGCCTGTCCCTACTCTGGCAGCTCTATAACCTGGAGGCCACAGCCAGTAGCTACAGGTTTGCCTGCCTGGCTACTCTTATGCAGAAGAATTCAGCCGAGGAGTTTGCAAATGAAGCCCAG GTTGTCTCTACCTATGTGGAGCTCTCTCAGTTCTCCCAGAGCATGGGCATCAAGGACAAGTGGCTGCACTGTGAGCAGATGGCCATTCAGAAAAGCAGTTTATGTTGGTTCTCCAGGGAGGGATTGTTGGCCACAGCTCAGCTCATGCAGGCCCTGGCCTACACCAAGCTCTGCCTTGGCCATCTTGACTTCTCCATCAAGCTGG GTTTTCAAGCTCGTGAGATATGCAGACACCTCAAGAAACCAGCTCTGGAGAATCTGGTTCTCTCAGTTCTCTTCAGATCTGCATTTCTGAAGAAGAA ATTTGGCCTGTGTGTCCATGTACTGGAGAGTCAGTGGGCGCTCATTTCTCAGGGTTATGATGTCCTTGGCCTGGCCTGCTTTTACTCTGCTTGCTTAGATCTGCTGCTCTACGGAAAAG GATTGCTGTTTCGGCCCTTTAGTGAGTGTCTGCGTTTTGTTCAAATCTACGAGCACAGCCGTGTTCTGACCTCTCAGAGCAATGTcatgctgggggtccactcctcCCTGGCCATGTG